From Passer domesticus isolate bPasDom1 chromosome 5, bPasDom1.hap1, whole genome shotgun sequence, the proteins below share one genomic window:
- the PHYH gene encoding phytanoyl-CoA dioxygenase, peroxisomal, whose protein sequence is MERLGERLGKRSAARLDTILRHLSPRLAAAPAPISIPTSAQVSVAPHEGRFCYTLDNDVLSTEQRQFYEDNGYLLIKGLVSHQDIERFRKEFTRICKREVKPPGVMIMKDESRKSQFGQSENVVNKVQDFQEDEELFRYCTLPEVLRYVECFTGPNIMAMHTMLINKLPDSDKQTFLHPMHQDLHYFPFRPASRIVCAWTAMESAHRDNGCLVVQPGTHRTALKPHGYPELEGKTNKLFHGLLEEDEKIPKVHLVMEKGDTVFFHPLLIHGSGINRTSGFRKSISCHFASSECHYIDVKNTTQEHLEKELQEMVWKKYNATSVDLKDIWNFRARLVQGERINL, encoded by the exons ATAAGCATTCCTACTTCAGCCCAAGTCAGTGTTGCTCCTCATGAAGGGAGGTTTTG CTACACCCTGGACAACGatgtgctgagcacagagcagaggcagTTCTATGAGGACAATGGCTACCTGCTCATCAAGGGCCTCGTTTCCCACCAGGACATCGAGCGCTTCAG GAAGGAGTTCACAAGGATCTGCAAAAGAGAGGTGAAGCCACCAGGAGTTATGATTATGAAGGATGAGTCCCGGAAATCCCAGTTTGGTCAGTCTGAAAACGTGGTTAATAAAGTGCAGGACTTCCAGGAAGATGAAGAGCTGTTCAGATACTGCACACTGCCTGAG GTCCTCAGATATGTTGAGTGCTTCACAGGGCCAAACATCATGGCAATGCACACCATGCTGATAAATAAGCTTCCAGATTCTG ACAAGCAGACCTTTCTGCACCCCATGCATCAGGACCTGCACTACTTCCCCTTCCGGCCTGCGTCGCGCATCGTGTGCGCCTGGACCGCCATGGAGAGCGCTCACCGGGACAACGGCTGCCTGGTCGTGCAgccagggacacacaggacaGCCCTGAAGCCCCATGGTTATCCAGAGCTGGAG gGTAAGACCAACAAACTTTTCCATGGGCTACTTGAGGAGGATGAGAAGATTCCCAAGGTTCACCTTGTCATGGAGAAGGGAGACACAGTGTTCTTCCACCCCCTGCTCATTCATGGCTCTGGGATAAACAGGACATCAGGTTTCCGAAAG AGCATCAGCTGCCACTTTGCCAGCTCAGAGTGTCACTACATTGATGTCAAGAACACAACTCAGGAGCacctggagaaggagctgcaggaaatggTTTGGAAGAAATACAATGCAACTTCTGTGGACCTCAAG gATATTTGGAACTTCCGAGCACGGCTGGTGCAAGGGGAAAGAATCAACCTATAG